In a single window of the Desulfovibrio mangrovi genome:
- a CDS encoding YicC/YloC family endoribonuclease gives MLRSMTGFGRCFMEGDGFTMTWEVRSVNSRHLDVKWRLPVMVRSAEARFEKVVRRFATRGRVDVSLNLQVHKAELMAVTFNASQAGAMMDQLASFASSRGDAFAPDYNRLLGMGFLWEDSGAELDEAFVASLENGLAEALQDWNVSREAEAVALEKDMLERIARMEEWTAIISERAPQIKEDRFALVRERLRDVLSRNEVELEEQRFLQEITLLSDKLDVSEEITRLNTHLVRLRELMQSGGDAGKRLDFTLQECFREINTCGNKIQDPQISHIVVDFKNEMEKCREQVQNLE, from the coding sequence ATGCTGAGAAGTATGACAGGTTTCGGACGTTGTTTCATGGAAGGCGACGGCTTTACCATGACTTGGGAAGTGCGCAGTGTGAACAGCCGCCATCTGGACGTAAAATGGCGGCTGCCTGTTATGGTGCGGTCTGCCGAGGCGCGCTTTGAAAAGGTCGTGCGTCGTTTCGCCACCCGCGGCAGGGTGGACGTGTCCCTGAATCTGCAGGTGCATAAGGCCGAACTGATGGCAGTGACCTTCAACGCCTCGCAGGCAGGTGCCATGATGGACCAGCTTGCTTCCTTCGCTTCGTCGAGGGGCGATGCCTTTGCGCCGGATTACAACCGTCTGCTCGGCATGGGCTTCCTGTGGGAAGACAGCGGTGCCGAACTGGACGAAGCCTTCGTGGCCAGCCTTGAAAACGGTCTTGCCGAGGCGCTGCAGGACTGGAACGTTTCCCGCGAGGCGGAAGCCGTGGCACTGGAAAAGGACATGCTGGAGCGTATTGCCCGCATGGAGGAATGGACCGCCATCATCAGCGAACGTGCTCCCCAGATCAAGGAAGATCGCTTCGCACTGGTGCGCGAGCGTCTGCGTGACGTGCTTTCCCGCAATGAGGTTGAGCTTGAGGAACAGCGCTTCCTGCAGGAAATCACCCTGCTTTCCGACAAGCTGGATGTGAGCGAGGAGATTACCCGCCTGAACACCCACCTTGTCCGCCTGCGCGAGCTCATGCAGTCCGGCGGCGATGCTGGCAAGCGTCTCGACTTTACGCTGCAGGAGTGCTTCCGCGAGATCAATACCTGCGGCAACAAGATTCAGGATCCCCAGATTTCCCACATCGTGGTGGATTTCAAGAACGAAATGGAAAAGTGCCGCGAACAGGTTCAGAATCTGGAGTAA